From the Rhodanobacter soli genome, one window contains:
- a CDS encoding TonB-dependent receptor domain-containing protein: MNHLSLAVRLALTAGVFAAAGVAQAQTPQADNPTSTDQATPPSKSKAKTLQAVVVTGSLIRRVDLETASPVVTLDRATITNSGKPVLGDVLQQMPSISGNATNPQNNSNGGGVASPLLEAGDGASRVSLRGLGINRTLVLVNGQRMANPDINLIPPDMIERVDVLAEGASTVYGSDAIGGVVNFILRKDFKGAQFSLNDGISSHGDAQRRGFNLTAGATGDNFSIAAGLDYNKYDATLASRRKFSKQQLYLSSGSVVAAGSSSIPTGRIQVPASIASQYGCPINSSGTANVTLAQGDGSSLGDYRCRLASDTFNYAALNYIQTAQKRTNGFVLGSYNFTDSLTGFVDAFYNHTVSSGQDAPSPVGTGDGLIIYANNPINPFGVTFSQNPVPGDLNSGYNFQTRLTGAGTRVHSYTTNTAQINAGLRGNFGQESSWIWDASVNYSHTKRDQRDTNEVDIPALQAAVDGGANIFDQASVGDQLKNGVKTPIYVFTQSTKQAQFDASGELWDLPAGAMQLSAGALYRKQFMNYTVSDFAVLDPVTTTCQILQEACGSPGRGDFDVKEVYAETLIPLLSEQPWAHSLNLDLGIRTSNYSTTGTTTNGKIAIEWRPVADLLVRGTVSQVFRAPNLNELHDGRTLVQPNLNDPCRGLTADQLAAHQAACQFVPVNWAGNSPAQVNTFYSGAATVGSTLKPEKGKSINLGLVYDPDWLPGLSTSVDFWHIYLSDTLTAIQADIVVNSCFNNASSPYCSFIHREDNTSRQPGQVFLINTPVVNLGNLSTTGIDYTLRYKIPHFDLGSVDPGNFRAGLSTSYTSTYNVNATPGEPGTKTVNYAGTLSPQFGNISRWRGTVTLNWDKGNWNAQWQSRYINKLTALNADAAITGVNIPMASVIYHSIQLGYAVPSIHTRFDIGVDNLSNKLPPLVYQNGANYNVDTATYDVLGRYYWARATIKF; the protein is encoded by the coding sequence ATGAATCACTTGTCACTGGCGGTGCGACTGGCCTTGACCGCAGGCGTCTTCGCCGCGGCGGGCGTGGCCCAGGCACAAACACCGCAGGCGGACAACCCGACCTCGACGGATCAGGCCACGCCACCGTCCAAGAGCAAGGCCAAGACCCTGCAGGCAGTTGTCGTGACCGGCTCGCTGATCCGGCGTGTCGACCTCGAGACGGCCAGTCCCGTGGTGACCCTGGATCGCGCCACCATCACCAACTCGGGCAAGCCCGTGCTGGGCGATGTGCTGCAGCAGATGCCGAGCATTTCCGGCAACGCCACCAATCCGCAGAACAACAGCAACGGCGGCGGCGTGGCCAGTCCCTTGCTGGAAGCCGGCGATGGCGCGTCGCGCGTCTCGCTGCGCGGCCTGGGCATCAACCGCACGCTGGTGCTGGTCAACGGCCAGCGCATGGCCAACCCGGACATCAACCTGATCCCGCCGGATATGATCGAGCGGGTCGACGTGCTGGCCGAAGGCGCCTCCACGGTGTACGGTTCCGACGCCATCGGCGGCGTCGTCAACTTCATCCTGCGCAAGGACTTCAAGGGTGCCCAGTTCAGCTTGAACGATGGCATCTCCAGCCACGGCGACGCCCAGCGCCGCGGCTTCAACCTGACGGCAGGCGCCACGGGCGACAACTTCAGCATTGCCGCCGGTCTCGATTACAACAAGTACGACGCGACGCTCGCCTCCCGGCGCAAGTTCTCCAAGCAGCAACTGTACCTGTCGAGCGGCTCTGTCGTGGCAGCCGGTTCCAGCTCGATTCCGACCGGCCGAATCCAGGTGCCCGCATCGATCGCAAGCCAGTACGGCTGCCCGATCAATTCGAGCGGCACCGCCAACGTGACGCTGGCGCAGGGCGACGGATCGTCGCTGGGCGACTACCGTTGCCGTCTCGCCTCGGACACTTTCAACTACGCTGCACTCAACTACATTCAGACCGCACAGAAACGCACCAACGGGTTTGTGCTGGGCAGCTACAATTTCACCGACAGCCTCACCGGCTTCGTCGATGCGTTCTACAACCACACGGTATCCAGCGGCCAGGACGCTCCCTCACCGGTCGGCACCGGCGACGGCCTGATCATCTACGCCAACAATCCGATCAATCCGTTCGGCGTCACCTTCAGCCAGAATCCCGTCCCCGGCGATCTCAACAGCGGCTACAACTTCCAGACCCGCCTCACCGGCGCGGGCACCCGCGTGCACAGCTACACCACCAACACCGCCCAGATCAACGCGGGGCTGCGCGGCAATTTCGGCCAGGAAAGCAGCTGGATCTGGGATGCGTCGGTCAACTACAGCCATACCAAACGCGACCAGCGCGACACCAACGAGGTGGACATACCGGCGCTGCAGGCCGCCGTCGACGGCGGCGCAAACATCTTCGACCAGGCGAGCGTCGGCGACCAACTGAAGAACGGCGTAAAAACGCCGATCTACGTCTTTACCCAGTCCACCAAGCAGGCCCAGTTCGACGCCAGCGGCGAGCTGTGGGATTTGCCCGCCGGCGCGATGCAGCTGTCCGCCGGTGCCTTGTACCGCAAGCAGTTCATGAACTACACCGTGAGCGACTTCGCCGTGCTCGATCCGGTGACCACCACCTGCCAGATCCTGCAGGAAGCCTGCGGCTCGCCCGGTCGCGGCGACTTCGACGTCAAGGAGGTCTACGCCGAGACGCTGATCCCGCTGCTCTCCGAGCAGCCATGGGCCCACTCGCTGAACCTCGACCTCGGCATCCGCACGTCGAACTACAGCACCACCGGCACGACCACCAACGGCAAGATCGCGATCGAGTGGCGTCCCGTCGCCGATCTGCTGGTCCGTGGCACGGTCTCCCAGGTGTTCCGCGCGCCCAACCTCAATGAACTCCACGATGGCCGCACGCTGGTCCAGCCGAACCTGAACGATCCGTGCCGCGGACTCACCGCGGACCAGCTCGCGGCGCATCAGGCAGCCTGCCAGTTCGTTCCCGTGAACTGGGCCGGCAACTCGCCTGCGCAGGTCAACACGTTCTACTCCGGCGCCGCCACGGTGGGCTCGACGCTGAAACCCGAAAAGGGCAAGTCCATCAACCTCGGGCTGGTCTACGATCCGGACTGGCTGCCGGGCCTGTCCACCAGCGTCGACTTCTGGCACATCTACCTGTCCGATACGCTGACGGCGATCCAGGCCGATATCGTCGTCAACTCCTGCTTCAACAACGCCAGCAGTCCGTATTGCTCGTTCATCCACCGCGAGGACAACACCAGCAGGCAGCCCGGCCAGGTGTTCCTGATCAACACCCCGGTGGTCAACTTGGGCAACCTGAGCACCACCGGCATCGACTACACGCTGCGCTACAAGATCCCGCATTTCGACCTGGGCAGCGTGGACCCGGGCAACTTCCGGGCCGGTCTCAGCACCAGCTACACGTCGACGTACAACGTCAACGCTACACCTGGCGAGCCGGGCACAAAGACGGTCAACTACGCCGGCACCCTGAGCCCGCAATTCGGCAACATCTCGCGCTGGCGCGGCACGGTCACGCTCAATTGGGACAAGGGCAACTGGAACGCCCAATGGCAGTCGCGCTACATCAACAAGCTGACCGCGCTCAATGCCGACGCCGCCATCACCGGCGTGAACATCCCGATGGCTTCGGTGATCTACCACTCGATCCAGCTGGGCTACGCGGTGCCGTCGATCCACACCCGCTTCGACATCGGCGTGGACAACCTCAGCAACAAGCTGCCGCCGCTGGTCTACCAGAACGGTGCGAACTACAACGTGGATACCGCCACGTACGACGTGCTCGGCCGATATTACTGGGCCCGCGCGACGATCAAGTTCTGA
- a CDS encoding aspartyl/asparaginyl beta-hydroxylase domain-containing protein codes for MNKPSHATSTICREQALAAWQRGDMAVAEQAFRQLLESLPDDAEALQFLATRQLGRGDPERAIELLFAAHRAQPQDAAILHRLGEVQMLAGDAAAAADSLRKGLQVAPGMFVARLRLGVALEQQGRRHEAMLAYVGAIDVAQAQGRWLDDATTAPGLRDAVKHAVRYVAAGRRELFDAVIEPLRQRYGRSELARVDQCLAIYLGEQAAVLPDPRQRPKFLYFPGIPSRTFYPRERFPAHARLEAAVDVIREELRAVLSQAQDDLVPFLGTNSGEAVAGHLLGSSGTREAAWDAFFFYRHGVRHDMQCARCPRTSAILDSMPLVRVRDHAPETLYSVLRPGTHILPHRGVTNTRLVTHLPLIVPPDCALRVGGETHVWEEGRCITFDDTFEHEAWNRSDRDRVVLILDSWNPDLSEAEQAAVTDLVAAIGDFNRESGTAPAAPPRQP; via the coding sequence ATGAACAAGCCGTCACATGCCACTTCCACGATTTGCCGCGAACAGGCGCTTGCCGCCTGGCAGCGCGGCGACATGGCGGTGGCCGAGCAGGCCTTCCGGCAATTGCTGGAAAGCCTGCCCGATGACGCCGAGGCGCTGCAGTTCCTGGCCACCCGCCAGCTTGGCCGGGGCGATCCGGAACGCGCGATCGAGCTGCTGTTCGCCGCACACCGCGCACAACCGCAGGATGCGGCCATCCTGCACCGGCTGGGCGAGGTGCAGATGCTGGCCGGGGACGCGGCGGCCGCCGCCGACAGCCTGCGCAAGGGTCTGCAAGTCGCACCCGGCATGTTCGTGGCGCGCCTGCGCCTGGGCGTCGCGCTCGAGCAGCAGGGACGCCGGCACGAGGCCATGCTGGCCTACGTCGGCGCGATCGATGTCGCGCAAGCGCAAGGACGCTGGCTCGACGACGCCACCACCGCGCCGGGCCTGCGCGACGCGGTAAAGCATGCCGTGCGCTACGTGGCCGCCGGCCGGCGCGAGCTGTTCGATGCGGTCATCGAGCCGTTGCGGCAACGCTATGGCCGATCGGAACTGGCCCGCGTCGACCAGTGCCTGGCGATCTATCTCGGTGAGCAGGCCGCCGTGCTGCCTGACCCGCGACAGCGTCCCAAATTCCTGTATTTCCCGGGCATCCCCAGCCGGACGTTCTATCCACGCGAGCGCTTTCCGGCGCATGCGCGGCTGGAGGCTGCCGTCGACGTGATACGCGAGGAGCTGCGCGCCGTGCTCTCGCAGGCGCAGGATGACCTGGTGCCGTTCCTGGGCACCAACTCAGGCGAGGCCGTGGCGGGCCATCTGCTGGGTTCGTCCGGTACGCGGGAGGCCGCCTGGGACGCGTTCTTCTTCTACCGGCACGGCGTGCGCCACGACATGCAGTGCGCGCGTTGCCCGCGCACCAGCGCGATCCTAGACTCGATGCCACTGGTCCGCGTCCGCGACCACGCGCCGGAAACGCTGTACTCCGTGCTGCGCCCGGGTACGCACATCCTGCCGCACCGCGGCGTCACCAATACCCGCCTGGTTACCCATCTTCCGCTCATCGTGCCGCCGGACTGCGCCTTGCGCGTGGGTGGCGAAACCCATGTGTGGGAAGAAGGCCGCTGCATCACCTTCGACGACACCTTCGAGCATGAAGCGTGGAACCGCAGCGACCGGGATCGCGTGGTTTTGATCCTGGACAGCTGGAATCCCGACCTCAGCGAGGCGGAACAGGCGGCGGTAACCGACCTGGTCGCAGCCATTGGCGACTTCAACCGCGAAAGCGGCACGGCGCCCGCAGCGCCGCCCCGCCAGCCCTGA
- a CDS encoding leucyl aminopeptidase family protein: protein MSALIERQSGTRRSIAIETTDAAHYAATRRRLTAAQRRWLADSGFDAVAGTFALLSDAAGKLVRVLAGVDARHPLAALAALPCSLPAATYHLADEGVLADPAQAALGWALGAYQFNRYRQPKRAPARLAVPAAQLQQLAPLVEATALVRDLVNTPTEDMGPEQLGDAIKQLGKTHKAKVRDWVGDELLKANFPTIHAVGRASHRAPRLVELSWGKREHPRLVLVGKGVCFDTGGLDLKPSDGMRWMKKDMGGAAHAIALAGLVMQAQLPVRLTLLIPAVENAVAGNALRPGEVVVTRAGHAVEIDNTDAEGRLVLCDALAYGSEQQPDLMLDFATLTGAARVALGPDLPALFANDDDAAAGVLAAGRAVDDPLWQLPLWRPYRRMLDSYLADFANAGPSRHAGAITAALYLERFVPDGTPWLHLDTYAWNDTDRPGRPRGGEAMGLRATFAFLRQRYAG, encoded by the coding sequence ATGTCCGCCCTGATCGAACGCCAGTCCGGCACCCGCCGCAGCATCGCCATCGAGACCACCGACGCCGCGCATTACGCCGCGACCCGTCGCCGGCTCACCGCGGCGCAGCGACGCTGGCTGGCCGACAGCGGTTTCGACGCGGTGGCGGGCACGTTCGCGCTGCTGTCCGATGCCGCGGGCAAACTGGTGCGCGTGCTGGCCGGCGTCGACGCGCGCCATCCGCTGGCGGCGCTGGCCGCACTGCCGTGCAGCCTGCCCGCGGCGACCTACCATCTCGCCGACGAGGGCGTGCTGGCCGATCCGGCGCAGGCCGCGCTGGGCTGGGCACTCGGCGCCTACCAGTTCAACCGCTACCGCCAGCCGAAGCGCGCGCCGGCCCGGCTCGCCGTACCGGCCGCCCAGCTGCAGCAACTGGCGCCGCTGGTCGAAGCCACCGCGCTGGTGCGCGACCTGGTCAACACGCCGACCGAGGACATGGGTCCGGAGCAGTTGGGCGACGCGATCAAGCAGCTCGGCAAGACGCACAAGGCGAAGGTGCGCGACTGGGTCGGCGACGAGTTGCTCAAGGCGAACTTCCCGACCATCCACGCGGTCGGCCGCGCCAGCCATCGTGCGCCGCGGCTGGTCGAGCTGAGCTGGGGCAAGCGCGAGCATCCCCGGCTCGTACTGGTCGGCAAGGGCGTGTGTTTCGACACCGGCGGACTCGACCTGAAACCGTCCGACGGCATGCGCTGGATGAAGAAGGACATGGGCGGCGCGGCGCATGCGATCGCACTGGCCGGCCTGGTGATGCAGGCGCAGTTGCCGGTGCGGCTGACCCTGCTGATCCCCGCGGTGGAAAATGCCGTGGCCGGCAATGCGCTGCGTCCGGGCGAGGTGGTGGTCACCCGCGCCGGCCACGCGGTCGAGATCGACAACACCGACGCCGAGGGCCGGCTGGTGCTGTGCGACGCATTGGCTTACGGCTCGGAACAGCAGCCGGACCTGATGCTCGACTTCGCCACCCTCACCGGCGCCGCGCGCGTGGCGCTGGGCCCGGACCTGCCGGCGCTGTTCGCGAACGACGACGACGCAGCCGCCGGCGTGCTGGCCGCCGGCCGCGCGGTCGACGATCCGCTGTGGCAGCTGCCGCTGTGGCGGCCGTACCGCAGGATGCTCGATTCGTACCTGGCCGACTTCGCCAACGCCGGTCCGTCGCGCCATGCCGGCGCGATCACCGCGGCGCTGTACCTGGAACGCTTCGTGCCGGACGGCACACCATGGCTGCACCTGGACACCTACGCCTGGAACGACACGGACCGCCCCGGCCGTCCGCGCGGCGGCGAGGCGATGGGGCTGCGCGCGACGTTCGCCTTCCTGCGGCAGCGCTACGCCGGCTGA
- a CDS encoding HAD family hydrolase encodes MPILALTLDLDDTLWPVLPALERADQAVDAWLRRHHPDVARAWPIAAMRELRMQVAAERLDLAHDFTSQRQLTLRQAFAACGVEDAPIETLWEIYFAARNSVELYPDSLPALQRITARWPLASLTNGNADLQRIGIHAHFAHHVCARDSGVAKPDPRIFLAAAERLGVAPEQILHVGDDPAMDMAGARDAGLRTAWINREGLPWPAELGQPPELDLRDMTALADWLEAQTPATKSR; translated from the coding sequence GTGCCGATACTCGCGCTGACGCTGGATCTCGACGACACCTTGTGGCCGGTGCTGCCGGCGCTCGAACGCGCCGACCAGGCGGTGGATGCCTGGCTGCGGCGGCACCATCCCGACGTCGCACGCGCCTGGCCGATCGCGGCCATGCGCGAGCTGCGCATGCAGGTCGCCGCCGAGCGGCTGGACCTGGCGCATGACTTCACCAGCCAGCGCCAGCTCACGCTGCGACAGGCGTTCGCCGCCTGCGGCGTGGAGGACGCGCCGATCGAGACGCTGTGGGAAATCTATTTCGCCGCGCGCAACAGCGTGGAGCTGTATCCGGACAGCCTGCCCGCGCTGCAGCGGATCACCGCGCGCTGGCCGCTGGCCAGCCTGACCAACGGCAACGCCGACCTGCAGCGCATCGGTATCCACGCGCACTTCGCCCACCACGTCTGCGCGCGCGACAGCGGCGTGGCGAAGCCCGACCCGCGGATCTTCCTGGCCGCGGCCGAACGGCTGGGCGTGGCGCCCGAGCAGATCCTGCACGTCGGCGACGATCCGGCGATGGACATGGCCGGCGCCCGCGACGCCGGCCTGCGCACCGCCTGGATCAACCGCGAAGGCCTGCCCTGGCCCGCCGAACTGGGCCAGCCGCCCGAGCTGGACCTGCGCGACATGACCGCGCTCGCCGACTGGCTCGAAGCACAGACCCCTGCGACCAAGAGCCGATAG
- a CDS encoding M1 family metallopeptidase — protein sequence MPLRPHLLAACVALGLAACTSVPVAKTAAATQPALTAQTLNSGGVMPAEQARVHFDHAELHFAVDPATQSIDASATLGFTAKSATDTLLLDLDRNLPISTIELGGQPLAAGAWSNPDGRLRIQLPAPLAAGGKVSVTIRYGGKPHVAKKAPWDGGFVWSHTADGQPWVASAVEGEGCDLFWPCIDHPQGEPDLVDTWITVPKTLAAPGNGVLVGITDAGDRHTYHWRAKHPDTYAISINVGPFKLLKADYASRYGNTIPMELWYLPEHAAGAQALFGEFPRMLDFFEQQIGPYPFGDEKMGVVETPHLGMEHQTINAYGNGYPKSEYGFDWLLQHEFSHEWFGNQVTNADWDDMWLHEGFGTYMQPLYGQYLHGDMAYFAMLHTERTALKNKYPIVSGHSQNEHTVYDAEHGPGNDIYYKGSLMLHTLRQLIGDRDFFDSIRRLVYGRPDPKPGNFKPRYASTDDYIAIVDQVTGRRLDWFFDVYLRDAALPRLDEQRDGDTLKLRWVTEHGKPFPMPIEVQVGDTVHTLPMRDDSGQLHVPAGSLLIVDPRSKVLREMPHVEAYQQWMKQQRAARK from the coding sequence ATGCCTCTTCGCCCGCACCTGCTTGCCGCCTGCGTGGCGCTCGGCCTCGCCGCCTGCACCAGCGTACCCGTCGCCAAGACCGCCGCCGCCACCCAGCCGGCACTGACCGCACAGACGCTGAACTCGGGCGGCGTGATGCCGGCCGAGCAGGCGCGCGTGCACTTCGATCATGCCGAGCTGCATTTCGCGGTCGACCCGGCCACGCAGAGCATCGACGCCAGCGCGACACTGGGCTTCACCGCGAAGTCCGCCACCGACACGCTGCTGCTGGACCTGGACCGCAACCTGCCGATCAGCACGATCGAACTGGGCGGCCAGCCGCTCGCCGCCGGCGCGTGGAGCAACCCGGACGGCCGCCTGCGCATCCAGCTGCCCGCGCCGCTCGCCGCCGGCGGCAAGGTGAGCGTGACGATCCGCTACGGCGGCAAGCCGCACGTGGCGAAGAAGGCGCCATGGGACGGCGGTTTCGTGTGGAGCCACACCGCCGACGGCCAGCCATGGGTGGCCAGCGCGGTCGAGGGCGAGGGCTGCGACCTGTTCTGGCCGTGCATCGACCACCCGCAGGGCGAGCCCGACCTGGTCGACACCTGGATCACCGTGCCGAAGACGCTGGCCGCGCCCGGCAACGGCGTGCTGGTGGGCATCACCGACGCGGGCGACAGGCACACGTACCACTGGCGCGCCAAGCATCCGGACACCTACGCGATCTCGATCAACGTGGGCCCGTTCAAGCTGCTCAAGGCCGACTACGCCAGCCGCTACGGCAACACCATCCCGATGGAGCTGTGGTACCTGCCCGAGCACGCGGCCGGGGCGCAGGCACTGTTCGGCGAGTTCCCGCGCATGCTGGATTTCTTCGAGCAGCAGATCGGCCCGTATCCCTTCGGCGACGAGAAGATGGGCGTGGTGGAAACGCCGCACCTGGGCATGGAGCACCAGACCATCAACGCGTACGGCAACGGCTACCCGAAGAGCGAGTACGGCTTCGACTGGCTGCTGCAGCACGAGTTCTCGCACGAGTGGTTCGGCAACCAGGTGACCAATGCCGACTGGGACGACATGTGGCTGCACGAGGGCTTCGGTACCTACATGCAGCCGCTGTACGGCCAGTACCTGCACGGCGACATGGCCTACTTCGCGATGCTGCACACCGAGCGGACGGCGCTGAAGAACAAGTACCCGATCGTTTCCGGCCACAGCCAGAACGAGCACACGGTGTACGACGCCGAGCACGGCCCGGGCAACGACATCTACTACAAGGGTTCGCTGATGCTGCACACGCTGCGGCAGCTGATCGGCGACCGGGATTTCTTCGACAGCATCCGCCGCCTGGTCTACGGCAGGCCCGATCCGAAGCCGGGTAACTTCAAGCCGCGCTACGCGAGCACCGACGACTACATCGCGATCGTCGACCAGGTCACCGGTCGCAGGCTCGACTGGTTCTTCGACGTGTACCTGCGCGACGCCGCGCTGCCGCGCCTGGACGAGCAGCGCGACGGCGACACGCTGAAGCTGCGCTGGGTGACCGAACACGGCAAGCCGTTCCCGATGCCGATCGAGGTGCAGGTGGGCGACACCGTGCACACCTTGCCCATGCGCGACGACAGCGGCCAGCTGCACGTGCCGGCCGGCAGCCTGCTGATCGTCGACCCGCGCTCCAAGGTGCTGCGCGAGATGCCGCACGTCGAGGCATACCAGCAATGGATGAAGCAGCAGCGGGCGGCGCGAAAGTAG